A portion of the Stegostoma tigrinum isolate sSteTig4 chromosome 46, sSteTig4.hap1, whole genome shotgun sequence genome contains these proteins:
- the LOC125449599 gene encoding membrane-spanning 4-domains subfamily A member 15-like: MSSILDACSPSNLLRNDRRRLRHFGVVQIMVGIINIAFGFPLYFAQPFVLAIRLWIPWWTGFLFVISGALTMLHVDSPDPRMKKLAMIFNFVSAIAAALGAVVDILSTMVSGVYIGKPPLLILILLFLYSVVELFIALLAGIIICKN, from the exons ATGTCCTCTATACTTGATGCGTGCTCTCCTTCCAATTTACTGCGCAATGATCGACGACGCCTGAGACATTTTGGT GTCGTACAGATCATGGTAGGAATAATTAACATAGCGTTTGGCTTCCCGCTTTACTTTGCACAACCATTCGTCCTCGCCATTCGGCTTTGGATCCCTTGGTGGACAGGATTTCTG TTTGTGATTTCAGGAGCACTGACAATGCTGCATGTCGATTCGCCAGACCCACGCATG AAAAAGTTGGCAATGATCTTTAACTTCGTCAGTGCGATCGCAGCAGCCCTGGGAGCTGTGGTGGATATCCTCTCAACCATGGTATCTGGCGTTTATATAGGG AAACCACCTCTGTTGATACTGATTTTGCTTTTTCTGTACTCTGTGGTGGAGCTGTTCATAGCGTTACTAGCCGGCATCATCATCTGCAAAAAT TAA